A genomic window from Daphnia carinata strain CSIRO-1 chromosome 9, CSIRO_AGI_Dcar_HiC_V3, whole genome shotgun sequence includes:
- the LOC130697298 gene encoding LOW QUALITY PROTEIN: chorion peroxidase-like (The sequence of the model RefSeq protein was modified relative to this genomic sequence to represent the inferred CDS: substituted 2 bases at 2 genomic stop codons), translating into MLSIHPGASVRVPRRAKSGREFPSARLISTTVTCYVDAPSETDTTWIMQYGQFLDHDFTKTPEFRMANSSTIPCCMPNGGFISKNLVHPGCFPIEIPRSDAFFSRFGQRCMPLVRSASGRRPDCSLGCVEQMNQFTHKLDQSNVYGSGDKLANELRTFQEGKXNVTRRSDLDLLPVDGESKVSCALSKRVSGIDPPGEVKCFKAGDTPRVNEHPNLAVAHIVFLREHNRLAEELARLNSHWDDERLYQEGRRILTAQMQHITYNEWLPIIIGREKMQQLSLLPLQRGFSQDNASNLNPTIFNEFAGAAFRFGHTLIQGRHQXVLSHSNINGNNERDILLRQHFFKTQEIYTPGNLDKFLIGLASQPGQKPENYFSQELTNHLFEEEGKGFGLDLVSLNIQRGRHHGLPGYNAYRSICGLSAANSFNDLRDLIPSPIVVRFESLYESVDDVDLFIGSISERLSNGALVGPTFQCLIAEQFLRLKRGDRYFYDLSDQSGSFTEEQLNEIRRTSFARLVCHNSNVRSIQPLIFKSKAAV; encoded by the exons ATGCTCAGCATTCATCCTGGGGCAA GTGTCCGTGTTCCACGACGTGCCAAAAGTGGCCGTGAATTTCCCAG TGCACGTTTAATTTCTACCACCGTAACTTGCTACGTGGATGCCCCCAGCGAGACAGACACGACTTGGATTATGCAATATGGCCAATTCCTCGATCACGACTTTACAAAAACTCCCGAATTCAGAATGG CTAATTCCAGTACAATCCCATGTTGCATGCCAAACGGGGGATTCATTAGTAAGAATCTTGTCCACCCCGGGTGTTTTCCCATTGAGATACCACGAAGCGATGCCTTTTTCTCCAGGTTTGGCCAACGTTGCATGCCCTTGGTCCGTTCAGCTTCAGGACGCAGACCTGATTGCAGCTTAGGTTGTGTTGAGCAG ATGAACCAGTTCACCCACAAATTAGATCAATCGAATGTATACGGATCTGGCGATAAATTAGCCAACGAACTGCGTACCTTCCAAGAAGGCAAATGAAATGTGACTCGTCGGAGTGATTTAGATTTACTCCCAGTCGATGGCGAATCCAAAGTGTCCTGTGCGTTATCCAAACGAGTTTCCGGAATTGATCCACCTGGTGAAGTCAAGTGCTTTAAAGCAG gTGACACACCTCGAGTGAACGAACATCCCAATTTAGCTGTCGCGCACATCGTCTTTTTACGGGAACACAACCGTCTGGCTGAAGAACTCGCCCGTCTCAATTCGCACTGGGATGACGAGCGTCTCTATCAGGAAGGCAGGCGGATTTTGACTGCGCAGATGCAGCACATCACCTACAACGAATGGCTGCCGATTATTATCGGAAGAGAGAAAATGCAACAGCTTAGTTTATTGCCATTACAGCGAGGTTTTAGCCAAGATAACGCTTCCAATTTGAATCCCACCATTTTTAACGAATTTGCTGGAGCTGCTTTCCGATTCGGTCACACTCTTATTCAAGGACGGCACCAGTAAGTTCTCAGTCATTCAAATATAAAT GGGAACAATGAAAGAGACATTTTGCTAcgtcaacattttttcaaaacgcaAGAGATTTACACGCCCGGAAATCTCGACAAGTTTCTTATCGGATTGGCTTCTCAACCCGGCCAAAAACCTGAAAACTATTTCAGCCAAGAG CTCACCAATCATTTGTTTGAAGAGGAGGGCAAGGGCTTCGGTTTAGATTTGGTTTCTTTAAACATTCAACGCGGTCGCCATCACG GTCTACCTGGTTACAATGCCTATCGATCCATATGTGGCCTAAGTGCTGCAAATAGTTTTAACGATCTTCGTGATCTAATTCCCTCTCCG ATCGTTGTTCGTTTCGAGAGCTTGTACGAGTCGGTAGATGATGTAGACCTATTTATCGGAAGCATTTCTGAGCGATTGTCCAACGGTGCTCTGGTAGGTCCTACATTTCAGTGTCTGATTGCTGAACAGTTCTTAAGGCTAAAACGGGGCGATCGCTACTTCTACGATCTTTCTGATCAATCTGGTTCATTTACTGAAG AACAATTAAATGAGATCCGGCGAACGAGTTTTGCTCGTCTCGTCTGTCACAACAGCAATGTCCGGTCTATTCAACCACTGATCTTCAAATCCAAGGCTGCGGTCTAA